The genomic DNA GCTGCAGGGTATAATACCCCGATTTATTGGCAAGAGCTAAATCCTAAGACGTAGCATGATTGTAATTTTCGACCCGGAAAGGTCGGAAAATTATTGAAAACCGAAAATATCTCTTAACGTGTAAATCTTTCCGTGAGCAATTCCACTCTTTTGCGTAAAACTTTCGTTTTCGGAAGGTCCGCAGAAAGTCCTTCCAAAGCCAAGAAGAACACTTTTGCACTCTCCCTGTCCCCTAATATCTGTTCTGTGAATTTGATAATTTGGCGTTCGTATTTTTGAGTGCTCTTTGGAGATAATTTAGAACAGGTTTCATAAAACTCGGAAGTTTTAGGTTTTCCTTCTATTTTGGCCCAGGGTTCGATCAGTATCAATTCACAGACTCGAAGAAGTTTTTGTTTAGCGGAAATATTTTGGCTTAAAACCTTCTCCGCTTCTTCATAACTTCCTTCCAAGGTATAATCGAAAATTCCTTCGTATAGATCTTCTTTGTTCTTAAATTTTAAATAGAGAAGTGGGCGGGACAAATTCGCCTGTTTAGCGATATCATCCATTGAAGTTTTGGAATACCCGAATTGAAGAAAACAATATAAGGCGGCTTCTAAAATTTCCTTTTTTCTATCTTCGTCCGGAAGAACTACCTTTCGAGTCATAAGATTATTTGACAAATTTATAAAAAAATGTCAACTTTATCTGAGTTCCCAGGTCTGAAAAATTGACAAGTTAGATTAAAATTGTCAAAATGTAAGGAAATAATAAAAAATGAAGAAGGTACACAGTTCTCGAAAATGGCTCTTCCCTGTCTTGGTCTTAGCTTTGGGAGCGTCATTTTTTTATACCTGCCAGGCAATGGGTAAAAAAGCAGAAGGAGAAAGATTGATCAGAATGCAAGACTCTCCTCAATGGAAGGATGGACAATTCGTAAATCCTCAACCTCTGATCAACGATTTCTGGATGGCATTAGGAAGTATGTTCCGACAAAGTGTGGATGTAAGTCCCAAAGATCCTGTTCCTGTAGTTTTTGTAGAAAAATCAAGATTTTCTAAATTACCTAGCTCAGGCTTGAGGGTTACTTGGTTTGGACATTCTTCTTCTTTGATAGAGTTGGATGGAGTTAGAGTCTTAACAGATCCTGTTTGGTCGGAAAGAACTTCACCTTCTTCTTGGATCGGTCCTAAGAGATGGTATCCTCCTTTGATCTCTTTGGAAGATCTTCCTGAAATAGATGTAGTATTAATTTCTCATGATCATTATGATCATATGGACTTAGGAACCATTTCTAAACTCAAAGATAGAAATATATTATTCGTGGTTCCACTCGGTTTAGGGGCAAATCTTTCCTATTGGGGAGTTCCTACAGAAAAGATAGTGGAGTTAGATTGGTGGGAAACTAAGAAGATCAAAAATCTTGAAATAGTAAGTACTCCAGCAAGACATGCATCCGGTAGATATCTTTTAGATAATGATAAAAAACTTTGGTCCAGTTATGCACTTCTTGGGAATCAACATAGAGTTTATTTTTCGGGAGATACGGGTTTATTCCCTAAGATGAAAGAGATCGGAGAAAAATACGGACCTTTCGATCTAACAATGATAGAAACAGGGCAATACAACCAAGCTTGGCCTGATTGGCATATCGGGCCGGAACAAGCAGTGATCGCTCATTCGCAACTGAAAGGAAAAGTCCTTCTTCCTATCCATTGGGGATTGTTTGCTCTTGCTTCTCATGGATGGACGGAACCTATAGAAAGAGTTTTAGAAAAATCTAAAGAACTTGGAGTTACTGTGATCACTCCTAAGCCGGGAGAAAGTGCGGAGCCTGGTTTAAAAAAAGATTATATAGCCTGGTGGCCTAAACTTCCTTATAATTCCGCTAAAGAAGATCCGATCTTATCCAGCCAACTGGAAGAAAATACTGCGAGTGCGAGGTAATCAAATGAAATTAAAAGTAATTATCACAGGTTCCACAGGAATGGTGGGAGAAGGTGTTTTGTTAGAATGTTTAGAAGATCCAAATGTGGAAAAGATACTTTTGCTGAATAGGAAGTCGTATGGAATTTCTCATCCTAAAGTGGAGGAAGTCCTACATTCCGATTTTTCGGATATTTCCGCAATCAAAGACAAATTGAAAGGGTATAATACCTGTTTTTTTTGTTCCGGGGTTTCTTCCATAGGATTAAGTGAGGAAGAATTTTTTAAACTAACTCATACATTGACATTACATGTGGCAAGTACCTTGGCTTCTTTAAATCCTAATATGAGTTTTTCTTATATTTCAGGTGCAGGTACGGATAGCACTGAAAAGGGAAAAACAATGTGGGCGAGAGTAAAAGGAAAAACTGAAAATGATCTATTAAAACTTCCTTTTTCGAAGGTGTATAATTTCCGTCCGGGTTATATGCACCCAACTCCAGGAGCAAAAAATACTTTGTCCGCTTATAAGTATATTGGTTGGAGTTTTCCGATCTTAAGAGCAATTTTCCCAAAACGAGTTTCTACTTTGAAACAACTTGCAGTTGCGATGATCCGTGCGAGTGAAAATGGTTTTAGTAAGAATACTGTAGAAGTGGAAGATATTTTAGAATTGTCCAAATCTTAAGATAGATGTAGTAATTATGGATATGTTTTCGAATCTTTTTCAGGACATATCCACGTATAATTTTGATTGAGTAAGAACCGGGCTTTCGGATTTAATGAAGACTTGATCTAATACACCTTAGGTTTCTGGATTTATGGAAAGCGAAGTAAAAATGAAAAAAGTTTTGGATAATATGCCTATCCTCTTCTTTTCCTTGGATGAGAACTTTAGGCCTCTTTCCTGGAACTATGAATGTGAAAGAGTTTTGGGATTTTCTTCCGAAGAAATTTTAAACGATAAAAACTTCTCCTTCAAAAATCTTATCCAGGTAAAAGGAGAAGGGGAATCTTCCGGTTTTAATCCCGAACTTTTAAATTCCGAATTCAAGAATTGGGAGTTGGACCTAATTTCTAAGGAGGGAAAATTAAAGTTAGTCTCCCTTTCGAATATCTCGTCGGAATTCCCGTTGTTCGGTTCCACGAATTGGTTCGTAGGCGTGGATATTACCAGGACCAAGGAGATAGAAAGAGAGTTAACAAGTTCATTAAAGGAACTTTCCGATTTTCAAACTGCACTTAATGCGGTTTCTATCGTTGCGATCACGGATCGAGCCGGTACGATCATTTATGTGAATCAGAACTTCTGCGATATAAGCGGTTATTCAAGAGATGAACTTTTAGGCCATAACCATCGTATCATCAATTCAGGTTATCATCCTAAGGAATTTTTTGTAGATCTTTGGAAGACGATCGCGAAAGGAAAAATTTGGAAGGGTGAGATTAAAAACAAAGCGAAAGACGGAAGATATTATTGGGTGGATACGACCATTTCTCCAATTTTGGACGATAATGGAAAACCGTACCAATACCTTGCCATTCGGAACGATATCACGGAAAGAAAGGAAACCGAGGAGAAGGCCAGGCACGCGGAGAATAATCTGAAAATCCTACAAGATAGGATGAGCCCTCATTTTCTTTTTAATACTTTGAGTATTATCCATTCTTATCTACAGACAAATCCCGGGCTTGCGGATTCCGCCATTTTGATGCTTGCAGATAATTATAGATTTCTAATGGATCAAGCGAACCAACAACTTGTCCCTTTCGATATAGAATGGGAATT from Leptospira selangorensis includes the following:
- a CDS encoding TetR/AcrR family transcriptional regulator, with product MTRKVVLPDEDRKKEILEAALYCFLQFGYSKTSMDDIAKQANLSRPLLYLKFKNKEDLYEGIFDYTLEGSYEEAEKVLSQNISAKQKLLRVCELILIEPWAKIEGKPKTSEFYETCSKLSPKSTQKYERQIIKFTEQILGDRESAKVFFLALEGLSADLPKTKVLRKRVELLTERFTR
- a CDS encoding MBL fold metallo-hydrolase, translating into MKKVHSSRKWLFPVLVLALGASFFYTCQAMGKKAEGERLIRMQDSPQWKDGQFVNPQPLINDFWMALGSMFRQSVDVSPKDPVPVVFVEKSRFSKLPSSGLRVTWFGHSSSLIELDGVRVLTDPVWSERTSPSSWIGPKRWYPPLISLEDLPEIDVVLISHDHYDHMDLGTISKLKDRNILFVVPLGLGANLSYWGVPTEKIVELDWWETKKIKNLEIVSTPARHASGRYLLDNDKKLWSSYALLGNQHRVYFSGDTGLFPKMKEIGEKYGPFDLTMIETGQYNQAWPDWHIGPEQAVIAHSQLKGKVLLPIHWGLFALASHGWTEPIERVLEKSKELGVTVITPKPGESAEPGLKKDYIAWWPKLPYNSAKEDPILSSQLEENTASAR
- a CDS encoding NAD-dependent epimerase/dehydratase family protein, encoding MKLKVIITGSTGMVGEGVLLECLEDPNVEKILLLNRKSYGISHPKVEEVLHSDFSDISAIKDKLKGYNTCFFCSGVSSIGLSEEEFFKLTHTLTLHVASTLASLNPNMSFSYISGAGTDSTEKGKTMWARVKGKTENDLLKLPFSKVYNFRPGYMHPTPGAKNTLSAYKYIGWSFPILRAIFPKRVSTLKQLAVAMIRASENGFSKNTVEVEDILELSKS
- a CDS encoding PAS domain S-box protein, giving the protein MESEVKMKKVLDNMPILFFSLDENFRPLSWNYECERVLGFSSEEILNDKNFSFKNLIQVKGEGESSGFNPELLNSEFKNWELDLISKEGKLKLVSLSNISSEFPLFGSTNWFVGVDITRTKEIERELTSSLKELSDFQTALNAVSIVAITDRAGTIIYVNQNFCDISGYSRDELLGHNHRIINSGYHPKEFFVDLWKTIAKGKIWKGEIKNKAKDGRYYWVDTTISPILDDNGKPYQYLAIRNDITERKETEEKARHAENNLKILQDRMSPHFLFNTLSIIHSYLQTNPGLADSAILMLADNYRFLMDQANQQLVPFDIEWEFMENYLQLLKLRFSDFLEVESEKLGNFKQCQIPPLTLQPLVENSYIHGLRDRKGKGKISVKASIQDGKTLVTIRDNGKGLSDANIHSRSIANISERLKFYLYDSEVKIENHPEGGAIVTIGFKSAKN